One part of the Elusimicrobiota bacterium genome encodes these proteins:
- a CDS encoding tetratricopeptide repeat protein encodes MKNTKQTQNKTQNRRRTWKFFYLLPFTFYLLPAFSGCVPKIEIKETSKNQDVIELNEKGTNLFRNGDYTNAIVFFQKALEINQLLDNQAGIAISYNNIGTVYLIIGKMNEAEEKFLQALEINRKHNLSSEIITNLNNLGRLYSEKADYNKAKEMYNEALKLGEKQKDMMRCALINNNLGMCEMDLNNFEEAQKYFENAEKLNRSESNLSGVAVNLLNLGNLLQKQNKSEEALKLFEAVLKIHKQLEDSYNIAMALSTIGLTLENLKRYEEALQYFQRAFDINQKLDLKDRMKKDLSDIIRIATFLNQKELIKSSNEKLKSLP; translated from the coding sequence ATGAAGAACACAAAACAGACGCAGAATAAGACGCAGAACAGACGCAGAACTTGGAAGTTTTTTTACCTTTTACCTTTTACCTTTTACCTTCTACCTGCCTTTTCCGGCTGTGTGCCTAAGATAGAAATCAAAGAAACCAGCAAGAATCAGGATGTTATTGAACTAAATGAAAAAGGTACAAATTTGTTTCGTAATGGCGACTACACTAATGCGATTGTTTTCTTCCAGAAAGCGTTAGAGATAAACCAGTTACTTGATAATCAGGCAGGGATCGCAATATCATATAACAACATCGGCACAGTATATCTTATAATAGGAAAGATGAATGAAGCAGAAGAAAAATTTTTGCAGGCGTTAGAAATAAACCGCAAACATAATTTATCATCAGAAATTATTACAAATCTGAACAATCTCGGTCGGCTTTACAGCGAAAAAGCGGACTACAATAAAGCGAAAGAAATGTATAACGAGGCGTTGAAATTGGGCGAGAAACAAAAAGATATGATGCGGTGTGCACTTATCAACAACAATTTGGGAATGTGTGAGATGGACTTAAACAATTTTGAGGAAGCACAAAAGTATTTTGAAAATGCAGAAAAACTAAATCGTAGTGAATCTAACCTGTCAGGTGTTGCTGTGAATCTCTTGAATTTAGGTAACCTTTTACAAAAACAGAATAAATCCGAAGAAGCATTAAAATTATTTGAAGCGGTATTAAAAATACATAAACAATTGGAAGATTCCTATAATATCGCAATGGCTTTAAGTACTATCGGGCTTACACTAGAAAACTTAAAACGATATGAAGAAGCATTGCAGTATTTTCAGCGAGCGTTTGATATAAACCAGAAACTTGACTTAAAAGACCGAATGAAAAAAGACCTTTCAGATATTATCCGCATCGCTACATTCCTGAACCAAAAAGAACTTATCAAAAGTTCCAACGAAAAACTAAAATCATTACCCTGA
- a CDS encoding PilZ domain-containing protein produces MLQRKHIRINILLLAEVIEPSTNELITRGRFVDLSAGGALLKSDKPIEKNHIYTFKFEIKDRYKFSFYGVASHIKEITAEQKWLAGIQFQCTPLEKEKLERIVDNIRKGNFTELEKFGIY; encoded by the coding sequence ATGCTTCAAAGAAAACATATACGGATAAATATTTTGCTACTTGCTGAGGTGATAGAACCGTCAACAAACGAACTTATTACTCGTGGACGGTTCGTTGATTTAAGTGCTGGTGGCGCATTGTTAAAAAGCGACAAGCCGATAGAAAAAAATCATATTTATACTTTTAAGTTTGAGATTAAGGATAGATATAAATTTTCTTTTTATGGTGTAGCCAGTCATATAAAAGAAATCACTGCTGAACAAAAATGGCTTGCTGGGATACAATTTCAATGCACGCCTTTAGAAAAGGAAAAACTGGAAAGAATAGTTGATAATATCCGCAAAGGTAATTTTACAGAACTTGAAAAATTCGGCATCTATTGA
- a CDS encoding XTP/dITP diphosphatase — MSLKKYKIALATQNKDKIREIKKILGKRFEIIKLKKFPKIIENGKTLKENAVKKCKQINELINKLTLADDTGLEIEALDGKPGVYSARFAGKNCSYADNYNKLLKLLANVPYKKRKAQFRTVVAMIFPDGKLKTVEGTVSGYITKEPKGSNGFGYDPVFYYPKLKKTFAQLTTEQKNKVSHRAIAFRNAKELIQKCFKENIYG, encoded by the coding sequence ATGTCATTAAAAAAATATAAGATAGCACTCGCTACACAGAACAAGGATAAAATCAGGGAAATCAAGAAAATTCTCGGCAAACGGTTTGAAATCATCAAATTAAAAAAATTTCCAAAAATAATAGAAAACGGAAAAACACTTAAAGAAAATGCAGTAAAGAAGTGTAAACAAATTAATGAATTAATTAATAAGTTAACGCTTGCTGACGATACAGGATTAGAAATTGAAGCACTTGATGGTAAACCCGGTGTATATTCCGCAAGATTTGCTGGAAAAAATTGTAGTTATGCTGATAACTATAATAAACTTCTAAAACTTTTAGCAAATGTTCCGTACAAAAAACGAAAAGCGCAATTCAGAACCGTTGTTGCAATGATTTTTCCGGATGGTAAATTGAAAACTGTTGAAGGCACCGTTTCAGGTTATATTACAAAAGAGCCCAAAGGTTCAAATGGTTTCGGTTATGACCCGGTTTTCTATTATCCAAAACTAAAAAAGACATTCGCACAACTTACAACTGAACAAAAAAACAAAGTGAGCCACAGAGCAATCGCATTCAGAAACGCAAAGGAACTAATACAAAAATGCTTCAAAGAAAACATATACGGATAA
- the rph gene encoding ribonuclease PH, whose protein sequence is MRIDGRRNDELRKIKIIRNYQKFADASCLIECGNTKVLCAATIQKTVPPHLKDTGTGWISAEYALLPRAGDQRTSRQRSISAGRTQEIQRLIGRCLRAVTDLPSMGENSVLIDCDVIQADGGTRTTAINGAFITLHDTLNKMKNQQLIEKIPLKKYVAAVSVGIVEKKILLDLCAKEDNDADVDMNIVMTEDGRFVEIQGTGEEATFSNNDLEKMLKLAKKGILEIVKIQKNVIKKI, encoded by the coding sequence ATGAGAATTGATGGAAGAAGAAACGATGAATTACGAAAAATCAAAATCATAAGAAACTATCAGAAGTTTGCAGATGCTTCGTGTCTGATTGAATGCGGGAATACAAAAGTATTATGTGCAGCGACGATTCAAAAAACAGTACCACCACATTTGAAAGATACAGGCACAGGCTGGATTTCAGCAGAATATGCACTGCTACCGAGAGCAGGCGATCAGAGAACATCACGGCAACGTTCAATTTCAGCTGGACGAACTCAGGAAATTCAGCGGCTGATAGGTAGATGTCTCCGTGCGGTTACGGATTTGCCATCTATGGGTGAAAATTCTGTCTTGATTGACTGTGATGTGATACAGGCGGACGGTGGCACAAGAACAACCGCGATAAACGGCGCATTTATCACACTGCACGATACGTTAAACAAAATGAAAAATCAGCAACTTATAGAAAAAATACCGCTAAAAAAATATGTTGCTGCGGTTTCAGTTGGAATTGTTGAAAAAAAAATTCTTTTAGATTTATGTGCAAAAGAAGATAATGACGCGGATGTTGATATGAATATAGTAATGACGGAAGATGGCAGATTTGTTGAGATACAGGGCACTGGTGAAGAAGCAACTTTTTCAAACAATGACCTTGAAAAAATGTTGAAACTTGCTAAAAAGGGAATTTTAGAAATTGTAAAAATACAAAAAAATGTCATTAAAAAAATATAA
- a CDS encoding valine--tRNA ligase, with protein MEISKVYEPKEVEKKWLNIWEKNKLYHSEPDNNKKPFTIVIPPPNVTGSLHMGHALNNLLQDIIIRFKRMHGFNVCWVPGTDHGGIATQNIMEKELKKEDKNRDDFTRDQFVNIMQSWAIETGNTIISQLKKLGCSCDWDRLCFTMDEKRSRAVNYAFIEFFNKGLIYRGERIVDWCPRCGTALNESEVEQEDEKGKLWYIKYPLEAAIKRLSNQQLSETQSPNRQIAKSPDYITVATTRPETMLGDTAVAVNPADERYKNYIGQNVVLPLVNRIIPVIADEIVDPKFGTGAVKVTPAHDKNDAEIAKRHNLVFIHAINKEAKITSEIKNDLSKKIIANFDIPEVIGKDRYEARKIILEKLNEKNLLEKEENYMLPITRCYRCETPTEPLISKQWFLKMARMAKMAVEAAKKDEIKFFPDKWLKPYLMWLENLKDWCISRQIWWGHRIPLWYCKNCVKKIEDITPDTNGVYASETKPNRCSVCGKSDFVQDTDVLDTWFSSALWPLSVFGWPENTDRRYEMGDTSKKLYLQSPISNLQSDLSYYYPTSVLVTGHEILYLWVARMVMMGLEFKNQVPYSSVYIHGIVRDSKGKKMSKSLGNVIDPLTIMEKYGTDALRFALAYQAVPGRDMQISDDNFIMARNFCNKLWNVSRFVLMNLGTQITQIENADYADLELTDRWILSELNFTVKNINDTMENYNPSEACRLLYDFIWSKYCDWYVEFSKTRLYGTDEKSKLTAQKVHLKVLENILKLLHPIMPFITEEIYQNLQSVICIMVSEYPKQETFFDLIAQTKIQKIIETITSVRNIRSVMNIKPADIVDILIKTLDASEKIITENKHYINSLAKVGKIDFTKSSQKPKHSASAIVDDIEIFVLLEDKIDFEKEKKRLNTYLTKMNQELKTYENKIANRNFLEKANPIEVERIKQKYQETNEKKTKIEQLLDNLGEQK; from the coding sequence ATGGAAATCTCAAAAGTGTATGAACCTAAAGAAGTTGAAAAAAAATGGTTGAATATCTGGGAAAAAAATAAACTCTATCACTCTGAACCAGACAACAATAAAAAACCATTCACTATTGTAATTCCACCGCCGAATGTAACCGGTTCGCTCCATATGGGACACGCACTTAACAATCTGCTACAGGATATAATTATTCGGTTCAAAAGGATGCATGGTTTTAATGTCTGCTGGGTTCCCGGCACTGACCACGGCGGTATCGCTACCCAAAATATAATGGAAAAGGAACTGAAAAAAGAAGACAAAAATCGTGACGATTTTACAAGAGACCAGTTTGTAAATATTATGCAAAGTTGGGCAATAGAAACAGGAAATACAATCATATCACAATTAAAAAAACTGGGCTGCTCTTGTGATTGGGATAGGTTATGTTTTACTATGGATGAGAAACGGTCTCGTGCGGTAAATTACGCATTTATAGAATTTTTCAATAAGGGACTAATTTACCGTGGAGAACGGATTGTGGACTGGTGTCCTCGTTGCGGGACTGCACTCAACGAAAGCGAAGTAGAACAGGAAGATGAAAAAGGTAAATTGTGGTATATAAAATATCCCTTAGAGGCAGCAATTAAGCGATTAAGCAATCAGCAATTAAGTGAAACCCAATCGCCAAATCGCCAAATCGCTAAATCGCCTGACTATATAACGGTGGCAACAACCAGACCTGAAACTATGCTCGGTGATACTGCAGTTGCTGTAAATCCAGCAGACGAACGATATAAAAATTATATCGGGCAAAATGTTGTTTTGCCACTTGTTAATAGAATAATTCCTGTAATTGCTGATGAAATTGTTGACCCAAAATTTGGCACCGGTGCAGTAAAGGTGACACCTGCACATGATAAAAATGATGCTGAAATTGCAAAAAGACATAATCTGGTTTTTATTCATGCAATTAACAAGGAAGCAAAAATAACATCTGAAATAAAAAATGATTTGTCTAAAAAAATTATTGCAAATTTTGATATACCAGAAGTAATCGGTAAGGATAGGTATGAAGCAAGAAAAATAATTTTAGAAAAGTTGAACGAAAAAAATCTGTTAGAAAAAGAAGAAAATTATATGCTGCCAATCACGAGATGTTACAGATGTGAAACACCAACAGAACCTTTAATCTCAAAACAGTGGTTTCTGAAAATGGCTAGAATGGCTAAAATGGCAGTTGAGGCGGCAAAAAAAGACGAGATAAAATTTTTTCCTGATAAATGGTTGAAACCGTATTTAATGTGGCTTGAAAATCTTAAGGACTGGTGTATTTCCCGTCAGATATGGTGGGGACATAGAATACCGCTGTGGTATTGCAAAAACTGCGTTAAAAAAATCGAGGATATTACACCGGATACAAATGGTGTGTATGCATCTGAAACAAAACCGAACAGATGTTCAGTTTGCGGAAAATCAGATTTCGTCCAGGATACTGATGTGCTGGATACATGGTTCTCGTCGGCACTCTGGCCTCTATCTGTTTTCGGCTGGCCTGAAAATACAGATAGGAGATATGAGATGGGAGATACGAGTAAAAAACTTTATCTCCAATCTCCAATTTCCAATCTCCAATCTGACTTATCATATTACTATCCTACATCAGTGCTTGTAACCGGTCACGAGATCCTGTATCTATGGGTTGCAAGAATGGTAATGATGGGACTGGAGTTCAAAAATCAGGTGCCTTATAGTAGTGTTTATATTCACGGGATTGTTCGCGACTCAAAAGGCAAAAAAATGTCAAAATCGCTTGGGAATGTTATTGACCCGTTAACTATTATGGAAAAATACGGTACAGATGCTTTAAGGTTTGCACTGGCATATCAGGCGGTTCCAGGTAGAGATATGCAAATTTCAGACGACAATTTTATAATGGCGCGGAATTTCTGTAATAAACTCTGGAATGTATCAAGGTTTGTTTTGATGAATTTAGGAACACAGATTACGCAGATAGAAAACGCAGATTACGCAGATTTGGAATTGACGGATAGATGGATTCTATCGGAACTAAATTTTACTGTAAAAAACATAAATGATACTATGGAAAATTATAATCCATCTGAAGCATGTCGTCTACTCTATGATTTTATCTGGTCTAAATACTGTGACTGGTATGTTGAGTTTTCAAAAACGCGGCTCTATGGAACCGACGAAAAATCTAAACTGACAGCACAGAAGGTTCATCTTAAAGTTCTTGAAAACATACTAAAACTTCTGCATCCAATAATGCCATTTATAACAGAAGAGATCTATCAAAATCTGCAATCTGTAATCTGTATTATGGTTTCTGAATACCCGAAACAGGAAACTTTTTTTGACTTAATTGCTCAGACTAAAATTCAGAAAATTATAGAAACAATTACATCTGTAAGAAATATTCGTTCTGTAATGAATATAAAACCCGCTGATATAGTTGATATACTCATAAAAACATTAGATGCATCAGAAAAAATTATTACTGAAAACAAACATTATATAAACTCACTGGCAAAAGTTGGTAAAATTGATTTCACAAAAAGCTCACAAAAACCAAAACATTCCGCTTCAGCAATCGTTGACGATATTGAAATTTTTGTTCTTTTAGAAGATAAAATTGATTTTGAGAAAGAAAAAAAACGGCTTAACACATATCTAACAAAAATGAATCAAGAATTAAAAACTTACGAAAACAAAATTGCTAATCGCAACTTTTTAGAAAAAGCAAATCCAATAGAAGTAGAACGGATAAAACAAAAATATCAGGAAACAAACGAGAAAAAAACTAAAATTGAGCAACTGCTTGATAATCTTGGAGAACAAAAATGA
- a CDS encoding M23 family metallopeptidase gives MKMKKPKHKMLTVMIVPHSTSKPITLDISKEFIVTIFLIFVGFIGWAGLIIHKQIDYWAMKTENKILAKETEYFAKEMLQARQMADNLREMDRELKKILKLKTKKAIIQSGGPTVTELERITMYLAEKKLAITPQEFNQHIAAFKSESQELEKSFNESVDFIKNEKVRWCATPCIWPVYGRITSGFGPRIHPVKKYREIHLAIDIAAERGTPIKAPADGKVILVDWQPGYGKLIVLNHNYGFMTRYGHCYKILVKQGQKVKRGQTIALVGSTGIATAPHLHYEVWKNGIAVNPKRYLTEAILR, from the coding sequence ATGAAAATGAAAAAACCAAAACACAAAATGCTTACAGTAATGATTGTTCCACACTCAACATCTAAGCCGATTACACTTGATATTTCCAAAGAGTTCATTGTAACGATTTTTCTTATTTTCGTCGGATTTATCGGCTGGGCAGGGCTTATCATTCACAAACAGATTGACTACTGGGCGATGAAAACGGAAAACAAAATTCTTGCAAAAGAGACGGAATATTTTGCAAAAGAGATGCTTCAAGCACGGCAGATGGCTGATAATTTGAGAGAAATGGACAGGGAACTGAAAAAGATACTAAAACTTAAAACCAAAAAAGCAATCATTCAATCAGGCGGGCCTACCGTTACAGAACTTGAAAGAATTACTATGTATCTTGCAGAAAAAAAACTTGCTATTACACCGCAAGAATTTAACCAGCACATAGCTGCGTTCAAATCAGAATCACAAGAACTTGAAAAAAGTTTTAACGAATCTGTTGACTTTATTAAAAATGAAAAAGTCAGATGGTGTGCAACACCTTGCATCTGGCCTGTCTATGGAAGAATAACCTCCGGTTTCGGTCCCAGAATCCACCCAGTAAAAAAATATAGAGAGATACATCTTGCTATTGATATCGCTGCAGAAAGAGGTACGCCGATAAAAGCACCTGCGGATGGAAAAGTGATATTAGTAGATTGGCAGCCTGGTTACGGGAAATTGATAGTGCTTAATCATAACTATGGATTTATGACGAGATACGGGCATTGTTATAAAATTCTTGTCAAACAAGGACAAAAAGTAAAAAGAGGTCAGACGATTGCACTTGTCGGTTCTACGGGTATTGCAACCGCTCCACATCTTCACTATGAGGTCTGGAAAAACGGTATAGCAGTCAATCCAAAAAGATATTTGACAGAAGCAATTTTAAGATGA
- a CDS encoding L,D-transpeptidase — protein sequence MKLVFVLIFLSCCNFLLNSTETTLVDENKLLEKLPGVVVLTEKEDNQLNEINRLVVNIPSYELFACKDIEIIKKYKISVGCRGLPTVEGIFTIDWKMKNAPYRPIDGSPYKKIADSFPSGENNPMGTRKMHFWGPICIHGLSQEKRKLIGGTRRGSCIALLKEDIEELYDYIRGGTKLEIYYKVNKIIKKNATVEFKKYPDLYNGYRRIIDNPELQKYPHIIKKVPVYFLDIPVLKNMPVNDWNIDKKIVNDTLLIIEK from the coding sequence ATGAAACTGGTTTTTGTTCTGATTTTTTTGTCCTGTTGTAATTTTTTATTAAATTCAACAGAAACTACTTTAGTAGATGAAAACAAACTTTTAGAAAAACTGCCCGGTGTAGTTGTCCTTACTGAAAAAGAAGATAACCAGTTAAACGAAATAAACCGGCTTGTAGTCAATATCCCTTCATATGAACTTTTTGCCTGTAAAGATATAGAAATAATTAAGAAATATAAAATAAGTGTCGGATGCCGCGGACTTCCTACTGTTGAGGGTATATTTACAATTGATTGGAAAATGAAAAATGCTCCATACAGACCCATAGACGGTTCCCCGTATAAAAAAATTGCCGATTCTTTTCCGTCTGGCGAAAACAATCCAATGGGAACGAGGAAGATGCATTTCTGGGGTCCGATTTGTATTCACGGATTATCGCAGGAGAAAAGAAAACTTATTGGAGGCACACGCCGAGGGAGTTGTATCGCATTACTTAAAGAGGATATAGAAGAACTTTATGATTATATCAGAGGTGGAACCAAACTGGAAATATATTACAAAGTGAATAAAATCATAAAAAAAAACGCTACGGTTGAATTCAAAAAATATCCCGATTTGTATAACGGTTACCGAAGAATAATAGACAATCCGGAACTTCAAAAATATCCGCATATAATTAAAAAAGTTCCCGTATATTTCTTAGACATACCTGTCTTAAAAAATATGCCGGTAAACGACTGGAATATTGATAAAAAAATAGTCAACGATACCCTGTTAATAATTGAGAAGTAA
- a CDS encoding polymer-forming cytoskeletal protein, which yields MFWKKETIGKIETIIAEGATVKGDISSEGTIRLDGVIEGHILEAEGVVIGKTGKVKGDLTAESVVVGGEISGNVVASNNLELLSTAKVFGDIQAQTLSIHEGAVFEGKCTMSKKETNINTEKV from the coding sequence ATGTTTTGGAAAAAAGAAACAATAGGAAAAATTGAAACGATTATTGCGGAAGGTGCGACAGTGAAAGGCGACATTTCATCCGAAGGTACTATTCGGCTTGATGGGGTTATTGAAGGCCATATATTAGAGGCTGAAGGTGTGGTTATCGGCAAAACAGGAAAGGTTAAAGGTGATTTAACAGCCGAGTCAGTAGTTGTCGGCGGTGAGATTTCAGGTAATGTCGTTGCATCAAACAATCTGGAACTTCTTTCAACTGCGAAGGTGTTTGGCGATATACAAGCCCAAACACTTTCCATACATGAGGGTGCAGTTTTTGAAGGTAAATGTACAATGTCTAAAAAGGAAACAAATATCAATACTGAAAAAGTATGA
- the rpsO gene encoding 30S ribosomal protein S15, with amino-acid sequence MITKTEKKKIIESYGLHSTDTGSPNVQVALMTERINQLTEGHFKKYPKDHASRRGLLMLVSKRRQLLNYLKKINPKGYTELIEKLDIRK; translated from the coding sequence ATGATTACTAAAACAGAAAAGAAGAAGATTATTGAAAGTTATGGACTGCATTCTACAGATACTGGTTCTCCAAATGTTCAGGTTGCATTGATGACAGAACGAATCAATCAACTTACAGAAGGACATTTCAAAAAATATCCAAAAGACCATGCATCCCGCAGAGGACTTTTGATGCTTGTCAGTAAACGAAGACAACTCTTAAACTACTTAAAAAAAATAAATCCAAAAGGTTACACAGAACTTATTGAAAAACTGGACATCCGAAAATGA
- the pnp gene encoding polyribonucleotide nucleotidyltransferase: MIDTKIDIDSKTLILKTGELAKQSSAAVTVQCGDTVILATVNATSPREENDFLPLTVDYRERTYAAGKIPGGFFKREGRPREKEILISRIVDRTIRPLFPDGYNCETQVTITLLSCDLENDSDVLSVIGAAAALLQSDVPFITPVAAVKVGRINSNFVINPTCSQMNFSDIDLLISATEKGVVMLEGGPNEIDEATLISAINFGLKYIPSLIEKQKVFLNSQKKNFEPVKPDKTLKPEIIKEYKETIDTIVRIHDKKEREKKLDELKTELNSKIAEPEKENDAEKIIEELIEKSARFMIVSQGIRSDGRQPDEIRPIDCKIDVLPRTHGSAIFTRGQTQALATVTLGTPHDMQIMDELEGEYKKRFMLHYNFPSFAVGEVKPERGPGRREIGHGALAEKSLEKILPSEEAFPYAIRIVSDILESNGSSSMATVCGGSLALMDAGIPVKEAVAGIAMGLMTDTEERNKYVILTDIQGLEDHYGDMDLKVAGTRNGITGIQMDIKIEAIGLKILEEALYKAKTARLKIINIMNKVISQPRNELSDYAPKMTMLTINISKIKDVIGTGGKTIRKIIQETGAEIDVEDDGRIFISAETEKALNLAKQMIEYFTADVEVGKIYKGKVVSTTNFGAFVEILPGKDGLVHISQLNEQRIEKVEDVVNVGDEIWVKVMEIDKQNRINLSRKQALREMARK, encoded by the coding sequence ATGATTGATACTAAAATTGATATTGATAGTAAAACGCTCATTCTGAAAACAGGCGAATTAGCAAAACAATCTTCAGCCGCAGTAACAGTTCAATGTGGCGATACTGTGATTTTAGCGACGGTAAATGCGACTTCACCAAGAGAAGAAAATGATTTCCTGCCTTTAACAGTTGATTACCGAGAACGAACATATGCTGCGGGCAAAATTCCCGGCGGATTTTTTAAACGAGAAGGCAGACCACGTGAAAAAGAAATACTTATATCCCGTATCGTTGATAGAACCATAAGACCGCTATTCCCCGACGGCTATAACTGCGAAACACAGGTTACTATTACATTGCTATCGTGTGATTTAGAAAACGATTCGGATGTTTTATCAGTTATCGGCGCCGCCGCAGCACTTTTGCAATCTGATGTGCCGTTTATAACGCCTGTTGCAGCGGTAAAAGTTGGCAGAATAAACAGCAATTTTGTAATCAACCCAACCTGTTCCCAGATGAATTTCTCGGATATTGATTTACTTATATCAGCAACTGAAAAAGGTGTTGTGATGTTAGAAGGAGGTCCGAATGAAATAGATGAAGCAACACTTATTTCAGCAATCAATTTCGGTCTTAAATATATTCCATCGTTGATAGAGAAACAAAAAGTATTCTTAAACTCACAGAAAAAAAATTTTGAACCAGTAAAACCTGACAAAACACTCAAACCAGAAATCATAAAAGAATATAAAGAAACAATTGATACGATAGTTAGAATCCACGACAAAAAAGAGCGTGAAAAAAAATTAGACGAGTTAAAAACAGAGTTGAACTCAAAAATTGCTGAGCCTGAAAAAGAAAACGATGCTGAAAAGATTATTGAAGAACTGATAGAAAAATCGGCACGGTTTATGATAGTATCGCAAGGGATACGGTCAGATGGCAGACAACCGGATGAAATAAGACCGATTGACTGTAAAATTGACGTGCTGCCGAGAACACACGGTTCGGCAATTTTTACCCGTGGACAGACACAGGCACTTGCAACCGTCACACTAGGTACCCCGCATGATATGCAGATAATGGATGAATTAGAAGGTGAATACAAAAAAAGATTTATGCTGCATTACAATTTCCCATCATTTGCCGTCGGCGAAGTCAAGCCGGAAAGAGGTCCCGGTAGAAGAGAAATTGGACATGGTGCGCTTGCTGAAAAATCGTTAGAAAAGATTTTACCATCAGAAGAAGCTTTTCCATATGCAATCAGAATCGTTTCAGATATTCTGGAATCAAATGGTTCGTCGTCAATGGCAACTGTCTGTGGTGGCTCACTTGCATTGATGGATGCCGGTATCCCAGTCAAAGAAGCGGTTGCTGGTATAGCAATGGGGCTTATGACCGATACCGAGGAAAGAAATAAATATGTAATCCTGACTGATATTCAAGGGCTTGAAGACCATTACGGCGATATGGACTTAAAAGTTGCAGGAACACGAAACGGGATTACCGGTATTCAGATGGATATTAAAATTGAAGCAATCGGTCTGAAGATTCTTGAAGAGGCACTTTATAAAGCAAAAACTGCCCGGTTGAAAATTATTAATATTATGAATAAAGTGATTTCTCAACCCAGAAACGAACTATCCGACTATGCGCCTAAAATGACGATGCTTACAATCAATATCTCAAAAATAAAAGATGTGATAGGCACAGGCGGAAAAACTATCCGAAAAATTATCCAGGAAACCGGTGCCGAAATAGATGTTGAAGATGATGGTAGAATCTTTATCTCGGCTGAAACTGAAAAGGCACTGAATCTTGCTAAACAGATGATAGAGTATTTTACCGCTGATGTAGAGGTAGGCAAAATTTATAAAGGGAAGGTTGTGTCAACCACCAACTTTGGTGCATTTGTAGAAATACTGCCCGGCAAGGATGGACTTGTTCATATCTCACAATTAAACGAACAACGAATTGAAAAAGTGGAAGATGTAGTCAATGTAGGTGACGAAATATGGGTGAAAGTAATGGAAATAGACAAACAAAACAGAATCAATCTCTCTCGGAAACAGGCATTACGCGAAATGGCAAGAAAATAA
- a CDS encoding biotin/lipoyl-containing protein, with the protein MGESNGNRQTKQNQSLSETGITRNGKKIKQIQEIDEILSAYQFMKAEGLAEIDFEVNSTRFHIKRKTEPTLPAPKIKPARAESAVELADTISIKSPLSGTFYLSSKHGAPPFVAVGDIVEEGATICIIEAMKVMNEIKSDAKYRIVKILTTNGKIVSVNEALFLVKPEE; encoded by the coding sequence ATGGGTGAAAGTAATGGAAATAGACAAACAAAACAGAATCAATCTCTCTCGGAAACAGGCATTACGCGAAATGGCAAGAAAATAAAACAGATACAAGAAATAGACGAAATCCTTTCTGCATATCAGTTTATGAAAGCGGAAGGGCTTGCAGAGATTGATTTTGAAGTTAATAGTACCAGATTTCATATAAAGCGAAAAACTGAACCAACTCTACCAGCACCGAAGATAAAACCAGCAAGGGCTGAAAGTGCGGTAGAATTAGCAGATACTATCAGTATAAAATCACCGCTATCAGGTACTTTTTATTTATCCAGTAAGCATGGCGCACCCCCTTTCGTTGCCGTCGGTGATATTGTTGAAGAAGGCGCAACAATCTGTATAATTGAGGCAATGAAAGTGATGAATGAAATCAAATCGGATGCAAAATATAGGATTGTAAAGATACTTACAACAAACGGAAAAATTGTATCAGTAAACGAAGCACTTTTTCTGGTAAAACCTGAAGAATAA
- a CDS encoding winged helix-turn-helix domain-containing protein, which yields MTHEIGVIAGKIWHYLDKNGEVTALKLKSALGVTNTTLYMGIGWLARENKVNIVEYAKGYKLSLKK from the coding sequence ATGACACATGAAATTGGCGTAATAGCAGGCAAGATTTGGCATTATCTTGACAAAAACGGTGAAGTGACCGCGTTGAAACTAAAATCAGCGCTTGGCGTTACCAATACAACACTGTATATGGGTATCGGCTGGCTTGCTCGTGAAAACAAAGTCAATATTGTTGAATATGCTAAAGGCTACAAATTATCGCTGAAAAAATAA